A region of bacterium DNA encodes the following proteins:
- a CDS encoding cupin domain-containing protein, translating to MLIRRRVDVHQDAITETGAEGARIRWLIAGEDGAPTFAMREIEVDPGGRTPYHSHPWEHEVYVLEGTGVVAGKEGEKSLGPGSVIFVPGGEEHNFKNTGRVTLRFLCLIPHPPA from the coding sequence ATGCTCATCCGCCGGAGGGTTGACGTACACCAGGACGCCATAACAGAGACAGGCGCCGAAGGCGCGCGCATCCGCTGGCTCATCGCCGGGGAGGACGGGGCCCCGACTTTCGCCATGCGCGAGATCGAGGTGGACCCCGGCGGCCGCACGCCGTACCACTCCCACCCCTGGGAGCACGAGGTCTACGTCCTTGAAGGGACCGGCGTGGTCGCGGGGAAGGAGGGGGAAAAATCCCTCGGGCCGGGGAGCGTGATTTTCGTCCCCGGCGGCGAGGAGCACAACTTCAAAAACACCGGCCGGGTGACGCTGCGCTTCCTGTGCTTGATCCCCCATCCCCCGGCGTAG
- a CDS encoding FG-GAP-like repeat-containing protein, producing the protein MRLIATVFLLLPTLAPAGINLTTTPVWESEDLIEGEYPRSTGCDWADVDGDGRVDLVVSNGNDMRREYCAVYSNAPEGLDPEPAWFGEALEYHGHLECCDFDADGDPDLAVTLLGGGYPDWTFGYDALYANLGTTFETAPSWEGGPAHNAFGLAWGDYDSDGDADLAVAGGIDYVLRAEPLRVYENEGGVLRPVPAWESEKSSYWMDVLFGDFDDDGYLDLAAAAEHGSNAVFFGTGDGLAETPGWEDSPEWDTLKIAAGDLNGDGWLDLVLADNNQIGEGQVDLIHLSDDGMFDAEPDWVSADVEMSSYAALADLDADGDLDLALGGWWSPIRIYENRGGRFNPEPDWLSDFGYDPVTEALLFEDYDDDGLTSGREWFTGDGAAKCLRLEVMPVRSVDEVRVNGVPLPRGAWCCGRQEGWVSLGTAPPAGAEVEISYTYSTDLDLAQTDWSNTEPNVLLRNDGVLELYAFRALPREDGVLLSWRVGNGAAGVYLYRQGFAPTTATGDYLGMHDAAFRSALARGRVPGEEPGPWEPLHPEPIDCLEGSYLDREPPSGRVRYLVEAETADGDRVRFDPVEVYVDDGGGALPLKSESSLDLPWPSPADDRIDFEVVISGPDAGRPVTLTVYDLAGRRVIVIFTGELTEGSHRVTADTAGLTSGVYILRLETATAAVNHRFAVVR; encoded by the coding sequence ATGCGCCTAATCGCCACCGTCTTCCTCCTCCTGCCGACCCTCGCCCCGGCCGGGATCAACCTCACCACCACCCCCGTCTGGGAGTCCGAGGACCTGATCGAGGGCGAATACCCCCGCTCCACCGGCTGCGACTGGGCCGACGTGGACGGCGACGGCCGGGTGGACCTGGTCGTCTCCAACGGCAACGACATGCGGCGCGAGTACTGCGCGGTTTACTCCAACGCGCCGGAGGGACTGGACCCCGAGCCCGCCTGGTTCGGCGAGGCGCTCGAGTACCACGGCCATCTCGAGTGCTGCGACTTCGATGCGGACGGCGACCCCGACCTGGCGGTGACGCTGCTGGGCGGCGGCTACCCCGACTGGACCTTCGGGTACGACGCCCTGTACGCGAACCTCGGGACGACCTTCGAGACTGCGCCCTCCTGGGAGGGCGGACCGGCCCACAACGCCTTCGGCCTCGCCTGGGGCGATTACGACTCGGACGGCGACGCTGACCTGGCCGTGGCCGGCGGCATTGATTACGTCCTGCGCGCCGAGCCGCTGCGCGTGTACGAGAACGAGGGGGGCGTCCTGAGGCCCGTTCCGGCCTGGGAATCGGAGAAGAGCTCCTACTGGATGGACGTCCTCTTCGGCGACTTCGACGACGACGGTTACCTGGACCTGGCGGCTGCCGCCGAGCACGGCTCCAACGCCGTCTTCTTCGGCACGGGCGACGGCCTGGCCGAGACGCCGGGGTGGGAGGACTCACCGGAGTGGGACACCCTGAAAATCGCCGCCGGGGACCTGAACGGCGACGGCTGGCTCGACCTCGTTCTGGCCGACAACAACCAGATCGGTGAGGGGCAGGTGGACCTCATTCACCTCTCCGACGACGGGATGTTCGACGCCGAACCGGACTGGGTCTCCGCCGACGTCGAGATGAGCTCCTACGCCGCGCTGGCGGACCTGGACGCCGACGGCGACCTGGACCTGGCGCTCGGGGGTTGGTGGAGCCCCATCCGGATTTATGAGAACCGCGGAGGTCGCTTCAATCCCGAGCCCGACTGGCTCTCCGACTTCGGCTACGACCCGGTCACCGAGGCGCTCCTCTTCGAGGACTACGACGACGACGGACTGACGTCGGGACGGGAGTGGTTCACGGGTGACGGCGCAGCCAAGTGCTTACGCCTCGAGGTGATGCCCGTGCGGAGCGTGGACGAGGTGCGGGTGAACGGCGTCCCCCTGCCGCGGGGCGCGTGGTGCTGCGGCCGCCAGGAGGGATGGGTGTCGCTGGGGACGGCGCCGCCCGCGGGCGCCGAGGTCGAAATTTCTTACACCTACTCCACCGACCTGGACCTAGCGCAGACCGACTGGTCGAACACGGAGCCCAACGTCCTTTTGCGCAACGACGGCGTCCTGGAGCTCTACGCTTTCCGGGCGCTGCCGCGCGAGGACGGCGTGCTCTTGTCCTGGCGTGTGGGCAACGGCGCGGCGGGGGTGTACCTCTACCGCCAGGGTTTTGCGCCCACCACGGCGACCGGCGACTACCTGGGGATGCACGACGCCGCCTTCCGCTCGGCGCTGGCCCGGGGGCGGGTCCCCGGCGAGGAGCCCGGCCCCTGGGAGCCGCTGCACCCGGAGCCGATAGACTGTCTGGAGGGGAGCTACCTGGACCGCGAGCCGCCGTCGGGCCGGGTGCGCTACCTGGTGGAGGCCGAGACGGCGGACGGTGACCGGGTGCGCTTCGACCCCGTCGAGGTGTACGTGGACGACGGCGGGGGCGCCCTTCCCCTGAAAAGCGAAAGCTCGCTGGACCTCCCCTGGCCCTCACCCGCCGACGACCGGATTGACTTCGAGGTGGTCATCTCCGGGCCCGACGCCGGACGGCCCGTCACGTTGACGGTTTACGACCTGGCCGGGCGCCGTGTGATCGTCATCTTCACCGGGGAGCTGACCGAGGGAAGCCACCGCGTGACGGCCGACACCGCGGGGCTCACGTCGGGGGTATACATCCTGCGCCTGGAAACGGCGACCGCCGCGGTGAATCACCGCTTCGCCGTGGTGCGGTGA
- a CDS encoding MBL fold metallo-hydrolase — MSPGISVILLGTGTPNAEPDRSGPAVAVVVGDKAYLVDFGPGVVRRAVAAGLDVTGLNTALLTHLHSDHTAGYPDLILTPWTLGREEPLSVYGPRGLAAMTENILAAYAEDVRERVEGPEPANRTGHRVEAREIEPGVFLRDDEIEIEAFGVDHGSWPAFGYKFTARDRTVVVSGDTAPCALLVEKARGCDLLVHEVYSAAGLERRPPAWRRYHKKMHTSAVELGEIARKTGPRLLVLYHQLFWGATEEELVEEVRSGYDGEVVSGRDLEIF; from the coding sequence ATGTCCCCTGGAATCTCGGTCATCCTTCTGGGCACGGGGACGCCCAACGCCGAGCCCGACCGCTCGGGGCCGGCCGTGGCGGTGGTTGTAGGGGACAAAGCGTACCTGGTGGACTTCGGCCCCGGGGTGGTGCGGCGGGCCGTCGCCGCGGGACTCGACGTGACCGGGTTGAACACCGCCCTCCTCACCCACCTCCACTCCGACCACACCGCCGGCTACCCCGACCTCATCCTCACCCCCTGGACCCTGGGGCGGGAGGAGCCGCTGAGTGTTTACGGACCCCGCGGCCTGGCGGCCATGACCGAGAATATCCTGGCCGCCTACGCCGAGGACGTCCGGGAGCGCGTGGAGGGTCCGGAACCGGCGAACCGCACCGGGCACCGCGTGGAGGCCCGCGAAATCGAGCCGGGTGTCTTTCTCCGGGACGACGAAATCGAAATCGAGGCCTTCGGAGTGGACCACGGCTCCTGGCCCGCCTTCGGCTACAAATTCACCGCCCGGGACCGGACGGTCGTCGTCTCGGGGGACACGGCGCCCTGCGCCCTGCTCGTCGAAAAGGCCCGGGGGTGCGACCTGTTGGTCCACGAGGTATACTCGGCGGCGGGGCTGGAGAGAAGGCCGCCCGCGTGGCGACGCTACCACAAGAAGATGCACACCTCGGCCGTGGAGCTGGGGGAGATTGCGCGGAAAACCGGGCCCCGACTCCTGGTCCTCTACCACCAGCTTTTCTGGGGGGCGACCGAGGAGGAGCTCGTGGAGGAGGTCCGCTCCGGCTACGACGGGGAAGTCGTCTCCGGCCGCGACCTGGAAATTTTTTAG
- the dmpI gene encoding 4-oxalocrotonate tautomerase DmpI, which yields MPNVTVEGPPLEIEKKRLLVKALYDATRAVYNIEDVVVLIHENPPENVGVAGELIVDRRKEAGGLRKKF from the coding sequence ATGCCGAACGTCACCGTGGAAGGACCGCCCTTGGAGATAGAGAAGAAGCGCCTGCTGGTCAAGGCGCTCTACGACGCGACCCGCGCCGTGTACAACATCGAGGACGTCGTCGTCTTGATCCACGAGAACCCGCCGGAGAACGTGGGGGTGGCGGGCGAGCTCATCGTGGACCGGCGGAAGGAAGCCGGCGGGCTCCGGAAGAAGTTCTAG
- a CDS encoding MBL fold metallo-hydrolase, protein MRLTIIYDNEAARGDLRADWGFACLVEAHGRRILFDTGARGDILLGNMDRLGLDPAAVDTVFISHAHWDHTGGLEAFLEHNATARLYAPESWREAPADREVVRVRPPVELGPGLRSTGELKDVEQSLLVEVEGGLAVVVGCSHSGVGTILRRAERYDRPRALIGGLHRFSDFDALAGLALVCATHCTAHGGEIKRLYPRAWTEGGAGRVIELKDRPAPPGV, encoded by the coding sequence GTGCGGTTGACGATAATTTACGACAACGAGGCCGCCCGCGGCGACCTGCGGGCCGACTGGGGCTTCGCCTGCCTCGTGGAGGCGCACGGGCGGCGCATCCTTTTCGACACAGGCGCCCGGGGCGACATCCTCCTGGGCAACATGGACCGCCTGGGCCTCGACCCCGCCGCCGTGGACACCGTCTTCATCTCCCACGCCCACTGGGACCACACCGGCGGCCTGGAGGCCTTCCTGGAGCACAACGCGACGGCCCGGCTGTACGCGCCGGAATCGTGGCGCGAGGCGCCGGCGGACCGGGAAGTCGTCCGGGTGCGGCCGCCGGTGGAGCTGGGCCCGGGACTCCGCTCCACGGGCGAGCTCAAGGACGTGGAGCAGTCGCTCTTGGTGGAAGTCGAGGGCGGCCTGGCGGTCGTCGTCGGCTGCTCCCACTCCGGGGTGGGCACCATTCTGCGCCGGGCGGAGCGGTACGACCGTCCCCGAGCGCTCATCGGCGGGCTCCACCGGTTCAGCGATTTCGACGCCCTCGCGGGCCTGGCGCTCGTCTGCGCCACCCACTGCACCGCGCACGGGGGCGAAATCAAACGCCTGTACCCCCGGGCCTGGACCGAGGGCGGCGCCGGGCGGGTCATCGAGCTGAAAGACCGCCCCGCCCCCCCTGGTGTATAA
- a CDS encoding class I SAM-dependent methyltransferase, producing MSGRYYTEKLSAERLRRCYELAPPRVRRYLEAEIGHVLSRIAPGDTVLELGCGYGRILQPMAGRARRAVGVDTSPESLRLAGGPNIGLACMDAAALGFYDGSFDVVVCAQNGVSAFGADRRILIEEALRVTRPGGTALFASYAAEFWDHRLEWFRRQSEAGLLGEIDEGRTGDGVIVCRDGFRAETVGEEEFRGLTRGLGADVRFTVVDSSSLFCELTRTRE from the coding sequence ATGTCCGGGCGATACTACACCGAGAAGCTGTCGGCGGAGAGGCTCCGGCGTTGCTACGAGCTGGCCCCGCCCCGGGTGAGGCGCTACCTGGAGGCCGAGATCGGGCACGTCCTGAGCCGCATCGCCCCGGGCGATACGGTGCTCGAGCTGGGCTGCGGCTACGGGAGGATTTTGCAACCGATGGCCGGCCGGGCGCGCCGCGCGGTGGGGGTAGACACCTCCCCGGAAAGCCTTCGCCTGGCGGGGGGACCGAACATCGGCCTGGCCTGCATGGACGCCGCCGCGCTCGGTTTTTACGACGGTTCTTTCGACGTGGTGGTCTGCGCCCAGAACGGCGTCTCGGCCTTCGGGGCGGACCGGAGAATTCTGATTGAAGAGGCCCTCCGCGTCACGCGACCCGGCGGAACCGCCCTCTTCGCAAGCTACGCCGCGGAGTTCTGGGACCACCGCCTGGAGTGGTTTCGGCGGCAATCCGAGGCCGGCCTGTTGGGGGAAATAGACGAGGGGCGCACCGGCGACGGCGTGATCGTCTGCCGGGACGGCTTCCGGGCGGAGACGGTGGGGGAGGAGGAGTTCCGCGGGCTGACCCGCGGGCTCGGGGCCGACGTGCGGTTCACCGTGGTGGATTCGTCCAGCCTTTTCTGCGAGCTCACCCGCACCC
- a CDS encoding RidA family protein gives MVGTNVGSGSPYEDPTGFSRARRIGRYIAVAGTAPIAPDGSPAHPGDLYRQTLRCLEIIEKALKDLGAERENVIRTRVYLTDAARWPEAARAHGEYFREIRPACTFVGVKGLLEPEWLVEIEADAVLED, from the coding sequence ATGGTTGGAACCAACGTCGGCTCCGGCTCGCCCTACGAGGACCCGACGGGCTTCTCCCGGGCGCGGCGGATCGGGCGGTACATCGCCGTGGCCGGCACCGCCCCCATTGCCCCCGACGGCTCCCCCGCCCACCCCGGCGACCTCTACCGCCAGACCCTGCGCTGCCTGGAGATAATCGAGAAAGCCCTGAAGGACCTGGGGGCGGAGCGGGAGAACGTCATCCGCACCCGGGTGTACCTCACCGACGCCGCCCGCTGGCCCGAGGCCGCCCGGGCCCACGGCGAGTATTTCCGTGAAATCAGGCCCGCCTGCACCTTCGTCGGAGTGAAGGGGCTCCTCGAGCCGGAGTGGCTGGTGGAGATCGAGGCCGACGCCGTACTGGAGGACTGA
- a CDS encoding radical SAM protein has product MLTGIHFLLTYTCNWECDHCFLFCSPRSEGTFTLARLRETLDDARKIPSLEWVYFEGGEPTLFHPLLVEGVRLARERGFRTGVVTNAYWAAGVEDAKLWLEPFIALGLEDLSLSDDAFHCEGEQTPGSVALAAALELGLPACAICIERPAVERTGAKGEPVVGGGSMLRGRAAEKLTEGLPTRPAGEMTSCPHEDLEHPGRVHLDPFGHVHLCQGLSLGNFLKTPLCELVSSYDAAGHPICGPLVRGGPAELAREYGVEIGDRFVDECHYCYLVRQALRERFPDLLAPPQVYGREPNEKG; this is encoded by the coding sequence ATGCTGACCGGCATACATTTTCTCCTGACCTACACCTGTAACTGGGAGTGCGACCACTGCTTCCTCTTCTGCTCGCCCAGGTCGGAGGGGACCTTCACCCTGGCGCGGCTGCGGGAGACCCTCGACGACGCGCGGAAAATCCCCTCGCTGGAGTGGGTGTACTTCGAGGGCGGCGAGCCCACCCTCTTCCACCCGCTGCTGGTGGAGGGGGTGCGGCTGGCGCGGGAGCGGGGCTTCCGGACGGGGGTGGTCACCAACGCTTACTGGGCCGCCGGCGTGGAGGACGCCAAGCTGTGGCTGGAGCCCTTCATCGCCCTGGGGCTGGAGGACCTCTCACTGAGCGACGATGCATTCCACTGCGAGGGTGAACAAACGCCGGGGAGCGTAGCGCTGGCCGCCGCCCTGGAGCTGGGCCTCCCCGCGTGCGCCATCTGCATCGAGCGTCCCGCCGTGGAGCGGACCGGCGCGAAGGGCGAGCCGGTAGTGGGGGGCGGGAGCATGCTCCGCGGCCGCGCGGCGGAGAAGCTCACCGAAGGCCTGCCCACCAGGCCCGCCGGGGAGATGACCTCCTGCCCCCACGAGGACCTGGAGCACCCCGGGCGGGTCCACCTCGACCCCTTCGGCCACGTGCACCTCTGCCAGGGCCTCTCGCTGGGCAATTTCTTAAAAACGCCGCTCTGTGAGTTGGTATCATCTTACGACGCGGCGGGGCATCCAATCTGCGGCCCGCTGGTCCGGGGCGGACCCGCCGAGCTGGCCCGGGAGTACGGCGTCGAAATCGGAGATCGTTTCGTGGACGAGTGTCACTACTGCTACCTGGTCCGCCAGGCCCTGCGGGAGAGGTTTCCCGACCTGCTGGCCCCTCCCCAGGTCTACGGCCGGGAGCCGAACGAGAAAGGGTGA